From one Bacteroidetes bacterium SB0662_bin_6 genomic stretch:
- a CDS encoding TonB-dependent receptor → MGFLLAVCLFGAGALLASSAHAQDTGQAQPVPRTVNGYVEDASSGERLPGATVSVPELGIGSVTNQYGFYSLTVRLDSLVLAFSYLGYETTTYALSLPADTTLDVALAPYAIDLEEIEVVAQADSPIDEPQMGRHDVAVERIQSLPALLGEVDIQKTLQLLPGVQSGSEGRSGFYVRGGGPDQNLILLDGLPLYNPTHLFGFLSVFNADAMKHVELIKGGFPARYGGRLSSVVNLTMKEGNLKKYSGDVGTGIIASRVTLEGPIVKDKASFLFTGRRTLADLLARPFLSGRRTSGGYFFYDLNFKANYIASRKDRIYLSGYSGRDLFYIKDEWDDGKAKGDLGWRNRLGAVRWNRLLGSRTFSNVLIGVTNYSFAIGVHEEDTFVPESYKDESRVAYVSDILDFTAKIDVEHRPSPNHYLRFGVEGISHRFSPGRLWFWSVYSGETDTDTTVTSPIGVVRSGEVALYAEDDMTLFSGLRVNAGLRLAHYFVDDKGYPSIEPRLSMSRRLGRQNSVKLSYVRMQQPVHFLTASTGNPFTDFWISAMDRMPPQKSHQVAAGAVRSMKAGRYEASLEGYYKWMTDLIEYKAGTQTFDSVFRNWPDLIETGRGAAYGLEVFLQKKTGRLNGWIGYSWAKAVRDFRNLNNGEIFPYRYDRRHDVSLVAQYRLTANKEISAAWVYGSGYPAWLPVGRHVVTLDDDYDYRQGEDRVLVDYGPRNASRVGSYHRLDLAVHFRKERSWGTRTLTFGAYNAYNRRNPFVVYPKQHTNKLDVPIFSFRQLSLFPVLPAFAYRISF, encoded by the coding sequence ATGGGTTTCCTTCTCGCCGTATGCCTTTTTGGGGCAGGGGCTCTTTTAGCTTCTTCGGCGCATGCGCAGGATACCGGACAGGCGCAGCCCGTACCCCGCACCGTCAATGGGTATGTAGAGGACGCTTCGAGCGGGGAGCGGCTTCCGGGCGCCACGGTGAGTGTTCCGGAACTGGGTATTGGCTCGGTCACCAATCAATACGGTTTCTACAGCCTGACAGTCCGGCTCGATTCTTTGGTGCTCGCGTTCTCCTACCTCGGCTACGAGACCACTACGTACGCGCTGTCGCTTCCGGCGGATACGACGCTCGACGTTGCGCTTGCACCCTATGCCATAGATCTGGAGGAAATCGAAGTGGTTGCGCAAGCGGATTCCCCCATCGACGAGCCGCAGATGGGACGCCACGACGTGGCGGTGGAGCGGATACAGTCGCTGCCGGCTCTGCTCGGCGAGGTGGATATACAGAAGACACTGCAACTGTTGCCGGGGGTGCAGTCGGGGTCCGAGGGCCGGAGTGGATTTTACGTGCGGGGTGGAGGCCCCGACCAGAATCTCATTCTGCTGGATGGCCTTCCGCTGTACAACCCCACCCACCTGTTCGGTTTTCTGAGCGTTTTCAATGCGGATGCGATGAAGCACGTCGAGTTGATCAAGGGGGGCTTCCCGGCAAGGTACGGAGGCCGCCTTTCGTCCGTTGTGAACCTCACCATGAAGGAGGGCAATCTGAAAAAGTACAGTGGAGATGTGGGGACCGGGATTATCGCGTCGCGCGTGACGCTGGAAGGGCCGATCGTAAAGGACAAGGCTTCTTTTCTCTTTACCGGCCGGCGTACGCTCGCGGATCTCCTGGCGCGTCCTTTTCTGTCCGGAAGAAGAACATCAGGGGGCTACTTCTTTTACGATCTCAATTTCAAGGCGAACTATATCGCATCGAGAAAGGACCGCATTTACCTGAGCGGGTATTCGGGACGCGATCTGTTCTATATAAAGGACGAATGGGATGACGGGAAAGCCAAGGGAGACCTCGGCTGGCGTAACCGTCTCGGTGCGGTCAGGTGGAACCGGTTGCTTGGCAGCCGCACATTTTCCAACGTGCTGATAGGCGTGACGAATTACAGTTTCGCCATCGGCGTACACGAAGAGGACACGTTCGTGCCAGAGTCGTATAAAGATGAATCAAGGGTTGCTTACGTATCCGACATCCTTGATTTTACGGCGAAAATAGATGTGGAGCACCGCCCTTCGCCCAATCATTACCTGCGTTTCGGCGTGGAAGGGATTTCGCACCGTTTCAGTCCGGGCAGGCTCTGGTTCTGGTCGGTGTATTCGGGAGAGACAGACACGGATACCACCGTTACCTCGCCCATCGGAGTGGTGCGTTCCGGAGAAGTGGCGCTATATGCCGAAGACGACATGACGTTGTTTTCCGGTCTCAGAGTGAATGCAGGGCTTCGTCTTGCACATTATTTCGTGGATGACAAGGGGTATCCTTCGATCGAGCCGCGCCTGAGCATGAGTCGTCGCCTTGGGAGGCAGAACTCGGTCAAGTTGTCGTATGTGCGGATGCAGCAGCCGGTGCATTTCCTGACGGCCAGTACAGGGAATCCCTTTACGGATTTCTGGATTTCGGCGATGGATCGCATGCCTCCGCAAAAGAGTCATCAGGTGGCGGCCGGCGCCGTGCGAAGCATGAAGGCGGGGCGTTACGAAGCGTCCCTCGAAGGCTATTACAAATGGATGACCGACCTCATTGAATACAAGGCCGGGACGCAAACCTTCGATTCGGTGTTCAGGAACTGGCCCGATCTGATCGAAACGGGCCGCGGCGCTGCGTACGGTCTTGAGGTATTTCTGCAGAAGAAAACGGGTCGCCTGAACGGATGGATCGGGTATTCATGGGCGAAAGCCGTACGGGACTTCAGAAACCTGAATAACGGGGAAATCTTCCCGTACCGGTACGACCGGCGGCACGACGTATCGCTCGTGGCGCAGTATCGCCTGACCGCAAACAAGGAAATCTCGGCGGCCTGGGTATACGGCAGCGGGTATCCTGCGTGGCTACCCGTGGGCCGTCATGTGGTTACGCTGGATGACGACTATGACTATCGGCAGGGGGAAGACCGGGTATTGGTCGATTACGGACCGCGCAATGCGTCCCGCGTTGGATCGTACCACCGGCTCGATCTCGCCGTGCATTTCCGTAAGGAACGTTCATGGGGGACACGCACCCTCACATTCGGCGCCTATAATGCTTACAACCGGAGGAATCCCTTCGTGGTGTATCCCAAACAGCACACAAACAAGTTGGATGTGCCGATATTTTCCTTCAGGCAGTTGAGTCTGTTTCCGGTGCTTCCTGCTTTCGCATACCGCATCTCTTTCTGA
- a CDS encoding TonB family protein, protein MKKNDWIGLGASIALHAGVLLGFAFLTVTQADSRQMGFIEVEFGPYAESRTSEETVAPEAPQETPREPSPAPEEARQVDLPDQLQPVVEEDQVTTPEVEEISPERQNSEEATEEPDPEPEPPPIRPLGSTVPSEADETRPAETGEGLDELTTAPFEIEGLNRDPMYAPVPEYRTQVNATIRVRITVDPQGRIVRRFLLLKGDADLEKATMDILQRWRFNPLPPNAPQEPQTGIVTFRFRLE, encoded by the coding sequence ATGAAAAAGAACGACTGGATCGGTTTGGGAGCCAGCATTGCGTTGCATGCCGGCGTGCTCCTCGGCTTTGCTTTTCTTACGGTAACGCAGGCTGATTCCCGGCAAATGGGATTTATAGAGGTGGAATTCGGTCCGTATGCGGAGAGCCGCACTTCGGAGGAGACCGTGGCCCCGGAAGCACCGCAGGAAACCCCGAGAGAACCTTCGCCGGCGCCGGAAGAAGCCAGACAGGTGGATCTGCCGGACCAGTTGCAACCTGTGGTCGAGGAAGATCAGGTGACAACGCCGGAGGTCGAGGAGATTTCCCCCGAACGGCAGAATAGCGAAGAAGCGACGGAAGAACCCGATCCGGAGCCCGAACCGCCGCCCATTCGCCCGCTTGGCAGCACAGTACCCAGCGAAGCCGATGAAACGCGCCCCGCTGAAACGGGAGAGGGGCTGGATGAATTGACTACCGCTCCCTTCGAAATAGAAGGGCTGAACCGTGATCCCATGTATGCCCCGGTTCCCGAGTATCGGACCCAGGTGAATGCGACGATCCGGGTGCGCATTACCGTCGATCCCCAAGGCCGGATCGTGCGGCGCTTTCTGCTGCTGAAGGGCGATGCTGATCTGGAGAAAGCCACGATGGATATTTTGCAGCGCTGGCGCTTCAATCCGCTGCCGCCCAACGCACCGCAGGAACCGCAGACGGGTATCGTCACGTTCCGGTTTCGCCTGGAATAA
- a CDS encoding hydrolase TatD, giving the protein MPTRPSLFIDPHIHMISRTTDDYEAMRAAGVVAVIEPAFWLGQPRTTVGAFKDYFSMIVGWERFRAGQFGIRHYCTIGLNSKEANNEPLADEVMELLPLYAAKEGVVAIGEIGYDDMTPSEDKYFRLQLELAKELDMLVMIHTPHRNKKEGTSRSMDACDDIGLSPERVIVDHNNEETVREVLDRGYWAAFTIYPFSKMGNERMVEIVREYGAERIFIDSSADWGVSDPLAVPKTARLMAEQGIEEDVIRTVTYDNALKAYGQSGQFSEKDWLEPAPIDQRDLYGGNSVLRGGQAPVVKEKGLIIE; this is encoded by the coding sequence ATGCCGACACGCCCTTCGCTCTTCATCGATCCGCACATCCACATGATTTCCCGGACCACGGACGACTACGAAGCCATGCGGGCCGCCGGAGTCGTGGCCGTCATAGAACCCGCTTTCTGGCTGGGCCAACCGCGCACCACGGTTGGCGCCTTCAAGGATTATTTCTCCATGATCGTCGGCTGGGAACGATTCCGTGCAGGCCAATTCGGCATCCGGCACTACTGCACCATCGGACTCAATTCCAAAGAGGCCAATAACGAACCGCTTGCGGACGAAGTGATGGAACTGTTGCCGCTCTATGCCGCCAAGGAAGGAGTCGTTGCCATCGGAGAAATCGGATATGACGACATGACGCCCTCCGAAGACAAGTACTTTCGGCTGCAACTCGAACTGGCGAAAGAACTCGACATGCTCGTGATGATTCATACCCCGCATCGCAACAAAAAAGAAGGGACGAGTCGGAGCATGGACGCCTGTGACGATATCGGTCTTTCTCCCGAGCGGGTCATTGTGGATCACAACAACGAGGAAACGGTCCGGGAAGTCCTCGACCGCGGCTACTGGGCCGCATTCACCATCTACCCTTTCTCGAAAATGGGTAACGAGCGGATGGTCGAAATCGTCCGCGAATACGGCGCCGAGCGCATTTTCATCGACAGCTCAGCGGACTGGGGCGTCAGCGACCCGCTGGCCGTCCCCAAAACGGCCCGGCTCATGGCGGAGCAAGGCATCGAAGAAGACGTGATCCGTACGGTTACGTACGACAACGCCCTGAAAGCGTACGGACAAAGCGGACAATTTTCGGAAAAAGACTGGCTGGAGCCGGCGCCGATCGATCAGCGTGACCTGTACGGCGGCAACTCGGTGCTGCGAGGCGGGCAAGCGCCCGTCGTGAAGGAGAAAGGATTGATTATTGAGTAG
- a CDS encoding Fic family protein, protein MRRIYLHERPDWPRFHWNQEALANLLATVRYRQGRLIGRMMALDSDLRREAVLRTLTEDVLKTSDIEGETLDPEQVRSSLARHLGIDIGGPGHVDRNVEGIVRVMLDATSCYHLPLTAERLWDWRAWLFPDGDRGLGRIATGSWRDDRTGPMQVVSGPVGHERVHFEAPPAERLDREMTRFLEWFNESDEMDGVLRAGLAHLWFVTIHPFEDGNGRIARAIADMALARSEQSPQRFYSMSSQIRKERTDYYKILEATQQGSMDVSVWMYWFLNCLKRAIDGAETTLDAVLDKALFRERVARFPLNERQHDVLTRLLDGFEGKLTTSKWAKLAKCSQDTALRDIRELVEGGILLRNPGGGRSTSYKLADFAPPSGTEDDVEADDPAAQDDPLGPVDTTQ, encoded by the coding sequence ATGCGTAGAATATATCTCCATGAGCGCCCCGATTGGCCTCGCTTTCACTGGAATCAGGAAGCATTGGCCAACCTGCTGGCTACCGTACGGTATCGGCAGGGGCGTCTCATTGGCCGCATGATGGCGCTGGATTCCGATCTTCGACGGGAAGCGGTGCTCCGGACGCTCACCGAGGATGTTCTTAAGACAAGCGATATCGAAGGGGAGACGTTGGACCCGGAGCAGGTTCGCTCCTCTCTTGCCCGGCATCTTGGGATCGATATCGGGGGTCCTGGTCATGTGGATCGTAACGTGGAAGGGATCGTTCGGGTGATGCTCGACGCCACGAGTTGTTATCATTTGCCCCTGACGGCCGAGCGGCTATGGGACTGGCGCGCCTGGTTGTTCCCTGACGGCGACAGGGGTTTGGGGCGGATTGCTACGGGGTCCTGGCGTGATGATCGTACCGGCCCCATGCAGGTGGTTTCCGGCCCTGTCGGTCATGAACGGGTACATTTCGAGGCGCCGCCTGCCGAGCGGCTCGACCGGGAAATGACACGTTTTCTCGAGTGGTTCAACGAGTCCGACGAAATGGATGGGGTGCTCAGGGCCGGACTGGCCCACCTCTGGTTTGTCACCATCCATCCTTTTGAAGACGGCAACGGGCGGATCGCCCGGGCCATTGCCGACATGGCGCTGGCCCGTTCCGAACAAAGCCCGCAACGCTTCTACAGCATGTCGTCGCAAATCCGGAAGGAGCGCACAGACTATTACAAAATACTGGAGGCGACCCAGCAAGGCTCGATGGACGTTTCCGTATGGATGTACTGGTTTCTGAATTGCCTGAAACGGGCCATTGACGGCGCTGAAACAACCCTTGACGCGGTGTTGGATAAGGCCCTATTTCGGGAACGTGTTGCCAGGTTTCCTCTCAATGAACGCCAGCACGATGTGCTCACCCGTCTCCTCGACGGGTTCGAGGGCAAACTCACCACCTCGAAATGGGCGAAGCTTGCGAAATGCTCCCAGGACACGGCGCTGCGGGATATCAGGGAGCTTGTCGAAGGCGGTATCCTTCTTCGCAACCCGGGAGGAGGACGCAGCACAAGTTATAAGCTCGCGGATTTTGCGCCTCCGAGCGGCACCGAGGACGATGTGGAGGCGGACGACCCGGCGGCGCAGGACGACCCGCTAGGGCCTGTTGACACTACTCAATAA
- a CDS encoding 3-dehydroquinate synthase, giving the protein MQTIRQDIHVTFRYDVHFVTDAFNPENNLLGRIVEAEEDPAYRRMLTVIDEGLLPHYPDLPERVTAYLSQRIPSLSPRPAVLVPAGEAAKNDPALVNDLHAAIQQAGLCRHSYILAIGGGSVLDLAGYAAATAHRGIRLIRMPTTVLGQNDSGVGVKNSVNALSAKNFIGTFAPPYAVVNDLSFLPSLSDRDWRSGIAEAIKVALIKDAAFFDELEANAERLAPPRRDAHAMARLIYRCAALHLDHIATSGDPFETGTSRPLDFGHWSAHQLEQLTDYALRHGEAVAIGIALDAAYSHLCGLLPASDRDRVLDLLDAMGFSLYAPELDAHSDDPEHPGSVFRGLEAFREHLGGVLTIMLLAGIGRGIEVHEVDLSVYRQAMALLRTRQTGSPVRNAAEHIVANTP; this is encoded by the coding sequence ATGCAAACGATCCGGCAGGATATTCACGTCACCTTCCGATACGACGTACATTTCGTCACGGACGCGTTCAACCCGGAAAACAACCTGCTGGGCCGCATCGTCGAAGCGGAAGAGGACCCCGCCTATCGCAGGATGCTGACCGTGATCGACGAGGGGTTGCTGCCCCACTACCCGGACCTCCCCGAGCGCGTGACCGCCTACCTTTCACAGCGGATCCCTTCATTAAGTCCGCGCCCTGCCGTGCTTGTACCCGCAGGAGAGGCAGCCAAAAACGATCCGGCACTGGTCAACGATCTGCATGCCGCCATACAACAGGCCGGGCTATGCCGGCACTCCTACATCCTGGCGATCGGCGGCGGGTCCGTGCTGGACCTCGCAGGATACGCCGCCGCCACTGCACACCGGGGCATCCGTCTTATTCGGATGCCTACGACGGTACTCGGCCAAAACGATTCAGGTGTAGGGGTAAAAAACAGTGTGAACGCATTGTCCGCCAAGAACTTCATTGGCACGTTCGCACCACCGTACGCCGTGGTGAACGACCTTTCGTTCCTGCCCTCGTTATCCGACCGCGACTGGCGGAGCGGTATCGCCGAAGCGATCAAAGTGGCGCTCATCAAGGATGCCGCTTTCTTCGACGAGCTCGAGGCGAATGCGGAACGCCTTGCGCCGCCCCGACGGGATGCGCACGCAATGGCCCGACTCATCTACCGGTGCGCCGCGCTCCACCTCGATCATATCGCCACCTCCGGGGATCCCTTTGAAACGGGTACCTCCCGCCCCCTCGACTTCGGCCACTGGTCCGCGCACCAGCTGGAACAACTCACGGACTATGCCCTGCGGCACGGAGAAGCGGTGGCTATCGGCATCGCGCTCGACGCCGCGTATTCACACCTGTGCGGGCTCCTGCCGGCAAGCGACCGGGACAGGGTGCTCGACCTCCTCGACGCCATGGGATTCAGCCTGTACGCACCTGAACTCGACGCACACAGCGACGATCCGGAGCATCCGGGATCCGTTTTCCGGGGATTGGAAGCCTTCCGGGAACACCTCGGCGGCGTGTTGACCATTATGTTGCTGGCAGGCATCGGCAGGGGGATAGAGGTGCATGAGGTCGATCTGTCCGTGTACCGCCAGGCAATGGCTCTCCTGCGCACGAGACAAACCGGTAGCCCGGTTCGGAACGCCGCCGAACACATCGTGGCAAATACCCCCTGA
- a CDS encoding xylose isomerase, giving the protein MRIRQGDGLELTYCANIHPGETLDEVEENIRTYAAAVKKQAAPDTSMGIGLRLSNRAAEELTGNEAGLEGFCSLLENHGLYAFTINGFPYGNFHRQRVKDEVYKPDWRTAERRIYTERLADILARLLPAGVEGSISTSPISYKPWLENQDARDDALRAGSGHLSEIAFRLFEQRERSGQLIHIGIEPEPDCLIENTAETISFFEEWLWTHGARRLTREQGLTSTQAEDILREHIRLCYDTCHFAVEFESPREALTAFAQAGVRLSKIQISAALRVPLGEPGAADRQATRNALVEALEPFAESTYLHQVVARAPDGTLHRYRDLPHALPFLVNEKAEEWRIHYHVPVFIDRFPHFYSTQADIEATLTQVLQEASCSHLEIETYTWEVLPDPLKTDIVPSIVREYAWVLDCIEQAA; this is encoded by the coding sequence ATGCGCATTCGGCAAGGCGATGGCCTGGAACTGACCTACTGCGCCAACATCCATCCCGGAGAAACGCTCGACGAGGTGGAGGAAAATATCCGCACGTATGCGGCCGCCGTCAAGAAGCAGGCAGCGCCCGATACGTCCATGGGGATTGGCCTGCGGCTCTCCAATCGCGCGGCGGAGGAACTGACCGGAAACGAAGCCGGACTGGAGGGTTTCTGCAGCCTGTTGGAAAACCACGGGCTGTATGCCTTCACGATCAACGGTTTCCCGTACGGCAATTTCCACCGGCAGCGCGTCAAGGACGAGGTATACAAACCGGATTGGCGTACTGCCGAACGGCGGATCTATACGGAACGCCTCGCGGATATCCTGGCGCGGCTGCTGCCCGCCGGCGTCGAGGGAAGCATTTCGACGTCCCCCATCTCCTACAAACCGTGGCTGGAAAATCAGGACGCCCGGGACGACGCCCTGCGTGCGGGAAGCGGACACCTTTCAGAAATCGCCTTCCGGCTTTTCGAACAGCGCGAACGCAGCGGACAACTCATCCATATCGGCATCGAGCCGGAACCGGACTGTCTGATCGAAAACACCGCCGAAACCATATCCTTCTTCGAAGAGTGGCTCTGGACGCACGGCGCACGCCGCCTGACCCGGGAACAGGGTCTGACTTCGACCCAGGCGGAAGATATCCTGCGGGAGCATATCCGCCTGTGCTACGACACGTGCCATTTTGCGGTGGAATTCGAATCGCCCCGAGAGGCCCTGACCGCCTTCGCGCAAGCAGGCGTCCGGCTCAGCAAAATCCAGATCAGCGCCGCATTGCGCGTCCCGCTGGGAGAACCGGGCGCTGCGGATCGACAGGCAACCCGGAATGCACTGGTTGAGGCACTGGAACCCTTCGCCGAATCCACCTACCTGCACCAGGTGGTCGCCCGGGCTCCGGACGGTACGTTACACCGCTACCGGGATCTGCCCCATGCCTTGCCCTTCCTTGTAAACGAGAAGGCGGAAGAATGGCGTATCCATTACCATGTGCCCGTTTTTATCGACCGGTTTCCGCATTTCTACTCGACGCAAGCAGACATCGAGGCTACCCTGACGCAGGTCCTCCAAGAGGCCTCGTGCTCCCACCTCGAGATCGAAACCTATACCTGGGAAGTGCTTCCGGACCCACTCAAAACCGACATCGTACCCTCGATCGTGCGCGAGTACGCATGGGTGCTGGACTGCATCGAACAAGCCGCATAA
- a CDS encoding alkaline phosphatase family protein, with protein MPKLAVLNVVGLTPRLLPQAPFLRSWAQRGKTAAVTPILPAVTCSMQSTLLTGVLPSEHGIVGNGWYVRDEGDIRFWRQSNRLVQHEKIWEKARRLGIPDFTCANMFWWYNMYSSVDYAATPRPMYPADGRKIPDTWTEPAGLRAELRQKLGSFPLFEFWGPGTTIRSSEWIARASLHVDARYDPGMTLIYLPHLDYVLQREGPEGASVAGEVARIDGICEELITHYESHGTAVLVLSEYGITPVRRSVPLNRILRREGFLRVREELGRELLDAGASQAFAVADHQVAHVYVNDRDVLEDVRALVAATNGVASVLYGETRAAHGLDHPRAGDLVAVADRDAWFTYYYWLDDDRAPDFARTVDIHRKPGYDPCELFLDPALLSARLRAGFRLLQKKLGFRYLLDVIPLDPSLVKGSHGRRPDDPTDGPLILSNRPDLLSTSPLPATDIQDIMLAHLLEGCSD; from the coding sequence ATGCCCAAACTCGCCGTACTGAATGTCGTCGGACTGACCCCGCGCCTCCTGCCGCAGGCGCCTTTTCTGAGATCCTGGGCGCAACGCGGCAAGACGGCGGCCGTAACCCCCATCCTGCCCGCCGTCACCTGCTCCATGCAGTCCACCCTGTTGACCGGCGTATTGCCCTCGGAACATGGTATCGTCGGCAACGGCTGGTATGTGCGGGATGAGGGAGATATCCGATTCTGGCGACAGTCGAACCGACTTGTGCAGCACGAGAAAATATGGGAAAAAGCCCGCCGCCTCGGTATCCCGGACTTCACCTGCGCCAACATGTTCTGGTGGTACAATATGTATTCGTCGGTGGACTATGCGGCCACGCCCCGCCCCATGTATCCCGCCGATGGGCGCAAAATCCCGGATACCTGGACGGAACCGGCCGGGCTGCGAGCGGAACTCCGACAGAAATTGGGATCGTTCCCGTTATTCGAGTTCTGGGGACCCGGAACGACCATCCGTTCGAGCGAATGGATTGCACGGGCGTCCCTGCATGTGGATGCCCGGTACGATCCCGGCATGACGCTTATCTATCTGCCCCATCTCGATTATGTCCTGCAGCGTGAGGGACCGGAAGGGGCAAGCGTAGCTGGAGAAGTAGCCCGGATTGACGGAATCTGCGAGGAACTCATCACCCACTACGAATCGCACGGAACCGCTGTCCTTGTCCTGTCGGAATACGGGATTACGCCGGTGCGGCGATCCGTGCCGCTCAACCGCATTCTCCGGCGGGAAGGATTTCTGCGGGTACGCGAAGAACTCGGACGCGAACTCCTTGACGCAGGCGCCAGCCAGGCCTTCGCTGTCGCGGATCATCAAGTGGCGCACGTCTATGTGAATGACCGGGATGTGCTGGAAGATGTACGCGCGCTCGTCGCCGCAACGAACGGGGTTGCCTCCGTCCTGTACGGGGAAACGCGCGCGGCCCACGGACTGGACCATCCCCGGGCCGGTGATCTCGTAGCCGTTGCGGACCGGGATGCCTGGTTCACGTATTACTACTGGCTGGACGACGACCGGGCGCCGGATTTTGCGCGGACTGTGGACATCCATCGCAAACCGGGCTACGATCCCTGCGAACTCTTCCTGGATCCGGCCCTCCTTTCGGCCCGATTGCGGGCGGGATTCCGGCTACTGCAAAAGAAACTGGGATTCCGCTATCTTCTGGACGTGATTCCGCTGGATCCATCCCTTGTCAAGGGATCGCACGGACGGCGGCCCGACGATCCGACGGACGGGCCGCTCATCCTGTCCAACCGCCCCGACCTGCTCTCCACTTCTCCCCTGCCCGCGACGGACATACAGGACATCATGCTGGCGCATCTTCTTGAAGGATGCTCTGATTAA
- a CDS encoding glycosyltransferase family 2 protein, whose amino-acid sequence MDHLKFTSESAPRRTVALVVPLYNEEAVASLLISEIEAFRGEHPEVVEVILVDDGSRDDTAEKVRTLTAGKPGYVLVQFSRNFGHQIAITAGMEFVTADAAIIMDADLQDPLSVAAEMIDKWREGYDVVYGLREEREGETVFKRATAWLFYRFFNHMTDVQAPIDTGDFRLVSRPVLDAYRRLGESKPFVRGLIAWLGFEQTGIRYRRPPRAAGRPKYSFRKSFRLAVDSITSFSQKPLWYAVGIGMTISLLSIAGIVWALLQKFVFGGVVPGWTSLIFAAFFFGGVQLFFLGVTGAYLARVYEEVKGRPRYLLRDVWRSNGDT is encoded by the coding sequence ATGGACCACTTGAAATTCACATCGGAATCCGCTCCCCGCCGTACGGTGGCGCTTGTGGTGCCCCTCTATAACGAGGAGGCGGTAGCGTCCCTTCTTATCAGCGAGATTGAGGCCTTTCGGGGAGAACACCCGGAAGTCGTGGAAGTGATCCTTGTGGACGACGGCAGTCGGGATGACACTGCAGAGAAGGTGCGCACCCTTACCGCTGGCAAGCCCGGCTATGTGCTGGTACAATTTTCGCGCAACTTCGGCCACCAGATCGCCATTACGGCGGGTATGGAATTCGTGACCGCGGACGCCGCCATTATCATGGATGCGGATTTACAGGACCCGCTTTCGGTGGCCGCAGAAATGATCGACAAATGGCGGGAGGGATATGATGTCGTCTACGGCCTGCGTGAGGAGCGGGAGGGGGAAACGGTTTTCAAGCGCGCCACTGCCTGGCTGTTCTACCGCTTCTTTAATCACATGACGGATGTGCAGGCCCCGATAGATACGGGGGATTTCCGGTTGGTCAGCCGTCCTGTACTGGATGCCTACCGCCGTCTTGGCGAGAGCAAACCGTTCGTGCGGGGATTGATTGCCTGGCTGGGTTTCGAGCAGACGGGGATCCGGTACCGGCGGCCTCCTCGTGCAGCGGGCAGGCCCAAATACTCTTTCCGGAAATCTTTTCGCCTTGCCGTCGATAGCATTACGTCGTTTTCTCAGAAGCCGCTATGGTATGCCGTAGGCATCGGAATGACTATTTCGCTTTTGTCGATCGCAGGCATTGTCTGGGCGCTGCTGCAGAAATTCGTGTTCGGCGGTGTAGTCCCCGGGTGGACGTCGCTTATCTTTGCCGCGTTTTTTTTCGGCGGGGTGCAGTTGTTTTTTCTCGGTGTTACGGGAGCGTATCTGGCGCGGGTGTATGAAGAAGTGAAGGGACGCCCGCGGTACCTGCTTCGGGACGTGTGGCGGTCTAACGGGGATACTTAA